One genomic window of Diachasmimorpha longicaudata isolate KC_UGA_2023 unplaced genomic scaffold, iyDiaLong2 ctg00000055.1, whole genome shotgun sequence includes the following:
- the LOC135171610 gene encoding ribosome biogenesis protein BRX1 homolog, giving the protein MALGNSVFNDTLGEPAYLRINEISLERCERSFSRVLFEGRKKRDLLMWFSNAKRGPSAKFVLENIHTMGEMKLTGNCLKGSRPILSFDENFSTNPPYALLQELVAQIFGVPNNHPKSKSFFDHVYTFSVLDNRIWFRNYEILSEDGGLAEIGPRFVLNPVKIFAGSFAGETLWDNSFYISPAKFRQAVNKKAGGKHINR; this is encoded by the exons cgtatttacggattaacgaaatttctctggagagatgtgaaaggagtttttccagagttttattcgaagggaggaagaaaagagatctcttgatgtggttttcaaatgccaaacgtggtccttctgccaaatttgtccttgagaata ttcacacaatgggagaaatgaaattgacaggcaattgcctaaagggatcacgtccaattctctccttcgatgagaacttctccacaaatcctccctacgccctcctgcaagagttggtcgcccagatatttggtgtgcccaacaaccaccccaaaagcaagtccttcttcgaccacgtgtacacattcagcgtcctggacaacaggatatggttcagaaactacgagatcctgagtgaagatggaggattggcagagataggccccagatttgttttgaatccagtgaaaatattcgccgggagtttcgcaggagaaaccctctgggacaactctttctacatctctccagcgaaatttcgtcaagccgtaaataagaaagctggtggaaagcacataaataga
- the LOC135171602 gene encoding ribosome biogenesis protein BRX1 homolog — INEISLERCKRSFSRVLFEGRKKRDLLMWFSNAKSGPSAKFVLENIHTMGEMKLTGNCLKGSRPILSFDENFSTNPHYALLQELVAQIFGVPNNHPKSKSFFDHVYTFSVLDNRIWFRNYEILSEDGGLAEIGPRFVLNPVKIFAGSFAGETLWDNSFYISPAKFRQAVNKKAGGKYINRVEQ; from the exons attaacgaaatttctctggagagatgtaaaaggagtttttccagagttttattcgaagggaggaagaaaagagatctcttgatgtggttttcaaatgccaaaagtggtccttctgccaaatttgtccttgagaata ttcacacaatgggagaaatgaaattgacaggcaattgcctaaagggatcacgtccaattctctccttcgatgagaacttctccacaaatcctcactacgccctcctgcaagagttggtcgcccagatatttggtgtgcccaacaaccaccccaaaagcaagtccttcttcgaccacgtctacacattcagcgtcctggacaacaggatatggttcagaaactacgagatcctgagtgaagatggaggattggcagagataggccccagatttgttttgaatccagtgaaaatattcgccgggagtttcgcaggagaaaccctctgggacaactccttctacatctccccagcgaaatttcgtcaagccgtaaataagaaagctggtggaaagtacataaatagagtcgagcag
- the LOC135171598 gene encoding ribosome biogenesis protein BRX1 homolog, with translation GRKKRDLLMWFSNAKSGPSAKFVLENIHTMGEMKLTGNCLKGSRPILSFDENFSTNPHYALLQELVAQIFGVPNNHPKSKSFFDHVYTFSVLDNRIWFRNYEILSEDGGLAEIGPRFVLNPVKIFAGSFAGETLW, from the exons gggaggaagaaaagagatctcttgatgtggttttcaaatgccaaaagtggtccttctgccaaatttgtccttgagaata ttcacacaatgggagaaatgaaattgacaggcaattgcctaaagggatcacgtccaattctctccttcgatgagaacttctccacaaatcctcactacgccctcctgcaagagttggtcgcccagatatttggtgtgcccaacaaccaccccaaaagcaagtccttcttcgaccacgtctacacattcagcgtcctggacaacaggatatggttcagaaactacgagatcctgagtgaagatggaggattggcagagataggccccagatttgttttgaatccagtgaaaatattcgccgggagtttcgcaggagaaaccctctgg
- the LOC135171603 gene encoding ribosome biogenesis protein BRX1 homolog encodes INEISLERCKRSFSRVLFEGRKKRDLLMWFSNAKSGPSAKFVLENIHTMGEMKLTGNCLKGSRPILSFDENFSTNPHYALLQELVAQIFGVPNNHPKSKSFFDHVYTFSVLDNRIWFRNYEILSEDGGLAEIGPRFVLNPVKIFAGSFAGETLWDNSFYISPAKFRQAVNKKAGGKYINRVEQ; translated from the exons attaacgaaatttctctggagagatgtaaaaggagtttttccagagttttattcgaagggaggaagaaaagagatctcttgatgtggttttcaaatgccaaaagtggtccttctgccaaatttgtccttgagaata ttcacacaatgggagaaatgaaattgacaggcaattgcctaaagggatcacgtccaattctctccttcgatgagaacttctccacaaatcctcactacgccctcctgcaagagttggtcgcccagatatttggtgtgcccaacaaccaccccaaaagcaagtccttcttcgaccacgtctacacattcagcgtcctggacaacaggatatggttcagaaactacgagatcctgagtgaagatggaggattggcagagataggccccagatttgttttgaatccagtgaaaatattcgccgggagtttcgcaggagaaaccctctgggacaactccttctacatctctccagcgaaatttcgtcaagccgtaaataagaaagctggtggaaagtacataaatagagtcgagcag
- the LOC135171611 gene encoding ribosome biogenesis protein BRX1 homolog — protein sequence MALGNTYLRINEISLERCERSFSRVLFEGRKKRDLLMWFSNAKRGPSAKFVLENIHTMGEMKLTGNCLKGSRPILSFDENFSTNPHYALLQELVAQIFGVPNNHPKSKSFFDHVYTFSVLDNRIWFRNYEILTEDGGLAEIGPRFVLNPVKIFAGSFAGETLWDNSFYI from the exons atggcactggggaaca cgtatttacggattaacgaaatttctctggagagatgtgaaaggagtttttccagagttttattcgaagggaggaagaaaagagatctcttgatgtggttttcaaatgccaaacgtggtccttctgccaaatttgtccttgagaata ttcacacaatgggagaaatgaaattgacaggcaattgcctaaagggatcacgtccaattctctccttcgatgagaacttctccacaaatcctcactacgccctcctgcaagagttggtcgcccagatatttggtgtgcccaacaaccaccccaaaagcaagtccttcttcgaccacgtctacacattcagcgtcctggacaacaggatatggttcagaaactacgagatcctgactgaagatggaggattggcagagataggccccagatttgttttgaatccagtgaaaatattcgccgggagtttcgcaggagaaaccctctgggacaactccttctacatc